The Candidatus Binataceae bacterium region GGGACTGATCGTCAGACTGCAGCTGGAGGATTTCAAACCCGGACGCATCCTACCCCACGAACGGACTTTCTCCGCCCCCAAAGAAGATCGCCTGCGGCTGCTTCAGGCAACCCAGGTCAACACCAGTTCGATTTTTGCTCTCTATCCTGGCAGCGCCGAAATAGACGAACTTTTGGCCGATGTGGCGCAACGCGGTGCCTTGATGCAGGCGCGTGATGATATTGGCACGATGCATGAAATCCGGCTGATTACCCAACCCGTGGAGATTCAGCTTTTGCAGGAGGCCTTCGAGCAACTCCCGCTGCTGATCGCCGACGGCCACCATCGCTATGCTACGGCACTCAACTATCGCGCGCAGCGGCGCGCTGCCAACGCCGATGCACCCGGGCCGTACGATTACACCATGATGACCCTGGTCGCCGACGACGATCCCGGCCTGCTCATCCTGCCCACTCATCGCGTCCTGCGCCATCTCGATCCTGCGGCGGTGCATAATTTCACCGCCCACGTCCGTCAGTTCTTCGCCCTGGAGGAGTACGACGACGCCGATCGTTTGATGGAGCGGCTGCGCCAGGGAGAACGGGGTATGCTGGGCGTGGCGCTGCGCGGCGAGCCGCGGCTGTGGCTGTTGGCGCTGCGCGATCCCGCGATGATCGACTTGGTGGCGCCCGGGATGAATCCCGAGTTGCGCAAGCTCGACGTGACGCTGTTGCACAGCCTGGTCTTCAAGCGCCTGCTGGGGATCGACGAGGCCGCGGTGCGCACGGGCTCCAATATCGAGTACACCATCGATGCGCGCGCGGCCCTGGTGGCGGTGGGCGCGGGCCAGGCCGCGGGCGCGTTTTTGCTCAATCCGCCGAGCGTGGCGGATCTCAAGCGGGTGGGTGAAGCGGGCGAAACGATGCCGGAGAAATCGACCTATTTCTTTCCCAAGCTGATCACCGGCCTGGTGATGAATCCGCTCGGTGACTGAAACGCCGTTGCGGCGCGTCGATGCGCACACCCTGGTGCTGGTTCGCCACGGCGAGACCACCGGCCAATCCAGCATCCGCTACTACGGCCGCACCGACGTGGCGCTCTCCGATCTGGGACGGGCGCAGATGGCGGCTGTGGGGCGGGTCCTGCGCCATATCGGCTTCTCCCGCATCTTCACTACTCCGCTTAGCCGCGCCGCCGAAGGGGCTCGGATCATCGGGGAGGGGCGCGCGCTGGAGCCGCTGGTGCTGGCGGAATTCGTCGAGGTCGATTTCGGCCGCTTCGAGGGACTGACCGCCGAGGAAATCAAGCTCCGCATGCCCGCTGAGTTCGAGCATTGGCAGCGCCATCGCCTGGAGGACAGCTATCGCTATCCCGGCGGCGAGAGCCGGGAGGCCTTCAATGCCCGAGTCGCGGCCGGCGTGGAGCGGATGTTGGCGCTGTGGCGCGAGGAGCGCGGCGCCGCCGGACCAGCCCTGCTGGTGGCCCATCGCGGCGTGATCCGCGCCGCGACCAAGCTGCTGGCCGGCGTCGAACCGCTAATCGAACTGGGCTCGATTCACATTCTCCAACTCGCGAATGGGAGTTGGCATCCGCTGGCGCTGGATTTGGTCGATCATCTGGACTGAAATGGCGCGCCGCCCTGCGTCGCGTCCTGACAACGCCGTTGAAGCCAGGCAGAAATTGCAGGGAATTCATCTTGAGGCCGCGCCGTCAGAGCCAGGATTGGCCGATCATCCCC contains the following coding sequences:
- a CDS encoding DUF1015 domain-containing protein yields the protein MIAPSHRIEPFAGLIYNQKKSGPLEQVLAPPYDLIDRARQDELYARSPYNVIRLELNREPDRYEASAATLRQWLAQGVLERLPQPACFLYTQRFNHEGQGYKRQGLIVRLQLEDFKPGRILPHERTFSAPKEDRLRLLQATQVNTSSIFALYPGSAEIDELLADVAQRGALMQARDDIGTMHEIRLITQPVEIQLLQEAFEQLPLLIADGHHRYATALNYRAQRRAANADAPGPYDYTMMTLVADDDPGLLILPTHRVLRHLDPAAVHNFTAHVRQFFALEEYDDADRLMERLRQGERGMLGVALRGEPRLWLLALRDPAMIDLVAPGMNPELRKLDVTLLHSLVFKRLLGIDEAAVRTGSNIEYTIDARAALVAVGAGQAAGAFLLNPPSVADLKRVGEAGETMPEKSTYFFPKLITGLVMNPLGD
- a CDS encoding histidine phosphatase family protein gives rise to the protein MTETPLRRVDAHTLVLVRHGETTGQSSIRYYGRTDVALSDLGRAQMAAVGRVLRHIGFSRIFTTPLSRAAEGARIIGEGRALEPLVLAEFVEVDFGRFEGLTAEEIKLRMPAEFEHWQRHRLEDSYRYPGGESREAFNARVAAGVERMLALWREERGAAGPALLVAHRGVIRAATKLLAGVEPLIELGSIHILQLANGSWHPLALDLVDHLD